Genomic window (Deltaproteobacteria bacterium):
AGAGGAGGTCCCCGGCTATCACGACCTTTTCTTCAGGCAGGTAGACGTAGATGTCGCCGTCGGTATGGGCGCCCGGCGCGGCCCTCACCACTATCTCGCGCCCTCCGGGGCGCAGCACCAGTTCGGAGTCCATGGTCATGGTCGGGAGGGTGAGCTCGAAGCCCTCGAGGCTTTCGGCGCCGAAGAAACGGACGAAGCGGCGGCGGTGAGCCTCGTCACGCTCGATGAGCAGCCTTCGCGTATCGGTGTGGGCGATTATCTCGCGCGCCTGGACGAAATACTGGTTGCCGAAGGTGTGGTCCCCGTGGTAGTGGGTGTTTATGACGTAGATTACCGGCTCGTCCGTCGTCCGGGCGATCTCCTCTCCGAGCAGCAGGGCGAGTTCCCGGGGACCCTGCGTGTCCACCACCACCACGCCTTCGCCGGTCACGATGAAGGCCGAGTTGGTCCTTCCTCCCCGGGCTACGAATCCGTAGACGCCGTCGGCCAGTCTCTCAAGGCGCGGCTGCGCCGCCGCTGTCCCGATGGCGGCGAGAAAGAAGAGCGCCCCGGCA
Coding sequences:
- a CDS encoding MBL fold metallo-hydrolase; amino-acid sequence: MNGRHFTAAALAGALFFLAAIGTAAAQPRLERLADGVYGFVARGGRTNSAFIVTGEGVVVVDTQGPRELALLLGEEIARTTDEPVIYVINTHYHGDHTFGNQYFVQAREIIAHTDTRRLLIERDEAHRRRFVRFFGAESLEGFELTLPTMTMDSELVLRPGGREIVVRAAPGAHTDGDIYVYLPEEKVVIAGDLLYSRRLPWLGDGHTGRWLEVLEELEALDADVYLPGHGEPTGVDGVRSFAAYLRELRAEVSRLMDEGKTLEEVKASIELPRYAGYEKYEQWLPLNAAKVYGELKEQRRGRTGK